From Amaranthus tricolor cultivar Red isolate AtriRed21 chromosome 4, ASM2621246v1, whole genome shotgun sequence:
tatatatatatatatatatatatatgtatatatatatatatatatatatatacatatatatattatatatatatatatatatatatatatatatatatatatatatatatatatatatacatatatatatatatatatatatatatatatatatatatataatatatatatatatatgtatatatatatatatatatacatatacatatatacatatatacatatatatatatatatatatactatatatatatatatatatacatatatacatataaaaatatacatatatacatatataaatatacatatatgcatacatacatacatacatatatatatatatatatatatatatatatatatatatatatatatatatatatatatatatatatatatatatatatatatatatatatatatatatatatatatatatatatatacatatacatacatacatacctatatatatatatatacagacatacatatacatatatacatatataaatatacatgtatacatatataaatatacatatatacatacatatatatatatatatatatatatatatatatatataatatatatatatatatatatatatatatacatacatacatacatatatatatatatatatacagacatacatatacatatatatatatatatatatatatatatatatatatatatacatgtatatatatatatatatatatatatatatatatataatatatatatatatatatatatatatatatatatatatatatatatatacatacatatatatatatatatgtatgtatgtatgtatttgtatatatatatatatagatatatatatatatatatatatatatatatacatatatatatatatatatgtatgtatacatatatatatatatatatatatatatatatattatatgtatgtattatatatatatatatacatacatatatatatatatatacatatatatatatatatatatatatatatatgtacatatatatatatatatttatatatatttatatacatataaatatatatatatacatataaatatatatatatacatatatatatatatatatatatatataattatatatatatatatatatatatatatacatatatatatatatacatatatatatatatatatatatatatatatatatatatatatatatatatatatatatatatatatataagtatatatatatatacatatatatatatatacacatatatatatatatatatataagtatatatatatatatacatatatatatatatatacatatatatatatatacatatatatatatatatatatacatatatatatatacatacatatatatatacatacatatatatatatatacatatatatatatatatatacatatatatatatatatgtatatatatacatacatatatatattatatacatacatatatatatacatatacatatatatatatatacatatatatatatatatatatacatatatatatatatatatatatatatatatatatatatatatatatatatatattcatatgtatatatatattcatatgtatatatatatatatatatatatatatatatatatatatatatataatatatatatatatatacacatatatatatacatacatatatatacatacatatatatatacatacatatatatatatatatatatatatatatatatatatatatatatatatatacacgtatatatatatatatatatatatatatatatatatatatatatatatatatatatatacatacatacatacatacatacatacatacatacatacatacatatatatatatatatatatatatatatatatatatatatatatatatatatatatatatatatatatatatacatatacatatacatatacatatatacatatatacatatacatatatacatatatacatatatatatatatatatatgtatatacatatatatatatatatatatatatatacatatatatatatatatatacatatatatatatatatatacatatatatatatatatatacctatatatatatatatatacatatacatatatatatatatatatatacatatatatatatatatatatatatatatatatatatatatatgtatatatacatatatatatatatgtatatatatacatacatacatgcatacatacatacatacatacatatatacatacatacatacatacatatatatatatatatatataatatatatatatatatatatatatatatatatatatatatatatatatatatatatatatatatatatatacatacatatatatatatatatatacatgtatatgtatatatatatatatatgtatatatatatatatatatgtatatatatatatatatgtatatatatacacatacatacatacatacatacatacatacatacatatatatacacacacacacacacacacacacacacacatatatatatatatatatatatatatatatatatatatatatataaatgtatagatatacatataaatatatatatacatatacatatatatatagatgtatacatatatacatatatatatatatatacatatatatatatatacatatatatatatatatatatatatatatatatatatatatacatatatacatatatatatatatatacatatatatatatatatatacatatatatatatatatatatatatatatatatatatatatatgtatatatatacatacatatatatatatatatacatacatatatatatacatatacatatatatatatatacatatacatatatatatatatatacatatatatatatatatatatatatatatatatatatatatatatatattcatatgtatatatatattcatatgtatatatatatatatatatatatatatatatatatatatatatatatatatatatatacacatatatatatacacatatatatatacacatacatatatatacacttacatatatatatacatacatatatatatacatacatatatatatatatatatataatatatatatatatatatatatatatatatatatatatatatatatatatatatatatatacacgtgtgtatatatatatatatatatatatatatatatatatatacatacatacatacatacatacatacatacatacatacatacatacatacatacatatatatatatatatatatatatatatatatatatatatatatatatatatatatatatatatatatatatatatacatatacatatacatatacatatacatatatacatatatacatatacatatatacatatatacatatatatatatatatatatatatatatatatatatatatacatatatatatatatatatatacatatatatatatatatatacatatatatatatatatatacatatatatatatatatatacctatatatatatatatatacatatatatatatatatatatatatatatatatatatatacatatatatatatatatatatatatatgtatatatacatatatatatatatatgtatatatatacatacatacatgcatacatacatacatacatacatatatacatacatacatacatacatatatatatatatatatatatatatatatatatatatatatatatatatatatatatatatatatatatatatatatatatatatatatatatatatatatatacatatatatatatatatatatatacatgtatatatatatatatatatatatatatatgtatatatatatatatatgtatatatatatatatatatgtatatatatacacatacatacatacatacatacatacatacatacatatatatacacacacacacacacacacacacacacacacacacacacacacatatatatatatatatatatatatatatatatatatataaatgtatagatatacatataaatatatatatacatatacatatatatatatatgtatacatatatacatatatatatatatatacatatatatatatatatatatatatatatatatatatatatatatatatatatatatatatatacatatatacatatatacatatatatatatatatatacatatatacatatatatatatatatatacatatatatatatatacatacatatatatatatacatatacatatacatatatatatatatatatatacatatatatatatatacatatatatatatatacatatatatatatatatacatatatatatatatacatatatatatatatacatatatatatatatacatatatatatatatacatatatatatatatatatatatatatatatatatatatatatatatatatatacccttGATATCAATAAGATGATAAAATCTAAGATTACGATTAatccaaaaacacttaattataaaaatcattatgttatacagaaaagtaactatgacatTGGTTTAAAGTCACGAgtgaatttaaaagaatttcaAAGATTTCAAAGATGGAGGGGAAAAGTAAGAGATTAAACAAAATGGTGAGGACAAATAAGAATTAGATAAAGATTTACGTACAAAAAATTCCAATAGTAGTAGCAAAAATAGGTAGATTTGGATGcttataaatataaaagtaaTTCAAAATTGAAGGCATGTTTGTTTTATTGATCATCATACTCATTGAAGGCCTATTACTAGCATGAGATATATTAATGAACTAATAAGTCTATATAATGTGAAGCAAAGAATAGAATACATTCAAAAAGAAGGGCAATAAGTTAACCAAAGTaatatcaaaacaacaatacTCAAGCATTGATGCCATAAGCTAATGACACAAAATACTGATTGCCCTGCTTCACATAACTAAACAAACAccaaaaatggttttttttgaCAGAACTACGAATTTTATGTTCTTTCGGAAAATTCCTTCAAGCTCGAATAAATCAAAATTCGTAAACTCTCAACTCGATCATTCCTTCTTTCCTTTTTGGCGAGTACCATGCCACAACCTTACCTGAACGCAATAGCCGCAATGAATAACTCAAGGTGTACATAAAATCTTCGATTTGCAACCCCTTTTTCCACGGTGAATCTACTACGCACTTTGTATCAATGCGGAATACAATTGGACCAGCAACCTGCATCCAGGTGCGGATTCACAAAATTAGTACTAATTAGAAAGCTTTTTGATAATGTCTTGTACATATTCATCGGAATTCTTCATACTTTAACTGGTAATTTGTATCTCTCGAGacttaatataaataatgtCTAATAAGTTGAGATATTGTCTAATAAGTTGAGATAAGAATGGGGTATTTGAACTAAGCCCTAATATGAACTTATTAGATCTTATATGAACTTACTGGCCTTAATATAATTTCACCTTCAAGGGTTTTTTGTTCACATTATCTTTGAATTCAGAGGTCAGAAGAACAGCAGGACAAGAGATGTTTGATCCAGGGTTGGACTGCATAGACTgtagtagaggtgttcattctgATCACCGGGTAATTTCGGATTAGatgtttcgggtcggtttaaaaTCAGGTCTTGTGTCTATATtgactttttacataattgtaaatcatttttgaagtcgggtcaaatcgaGTTCGGTTATTAGGTCGGATAAATATAGGATCAttaggtttgttttgaacacctctagactGGAGTAAACAAATCATGTAATCTACTAAAGCCAATCCGCATATTAGATATGGAGTATACAACGCGAAAGAGAGcaagaaaacaaagaaataatgCATATTTCTCACAAACTATTCAGGCAGTAAAAGGCAATGTCACATGGCTATACCTGCTGCTGGAAAACCAGGCCAAGTCTGGGGAGAGATGCTGAGTTATCATGGGGAGCCGGTGTATGCTGGAACATACTAGTGATATTTTTAGCAAAAGCAAAAGCTGAATTGATATCCAAACGAGCATCAACCCTAGTTAGATCTCCATATTTCTTTCTGAATTTCCCGTGCTGGAATGTATAGCACACTGAACCAAATAAATCAGCAAAGACAGGATTCCTCTTCCTAGAACTTGAAGAAACTTTACTACTATCTCCTTCTGATGTAAGCTTTAATTTCTTATCTTCACCATGGAGCCAAGCGCCAAAGGTGCCACCTGTAATTTGGGACATTGATGGAAAAAATGAAAGATTAAGTAACATTTTCTCGAAAAAAATGACATAAAAACGTATGACAGAACTTTTGTGACCAAAATCAGAGCAGTATTTTGATAGCATATTAGCATGAAGCCATAAGAGTAAATCGAGGAATTTCAGCACTGGAGATTTATACAAAATCAATCTTGTTTCAGGTAAGTGTTAAAGTTCTTAGGTGAACTAAAAAAACTAGAGGGAAATTCCATGTGGTGACCCTAAGTTCGTTTGCTTTTCCACAAATGTTTATTAAATCTGCTGGTGACCTTGAGCTTCCAAattttccatgtggtagacaaaatgtAAAAACTTCATttttgtctaccacgtggaaaagttggaaggtcaaggtCAGCACgtagattaaaaaaatgtttgtctaccacgtggaaTAACAGATTGTTCAGGGTTACCACATGAAATTTCCCAAAAATATTAGCCAAAATCATTTATGTGATTTTTGCGAGATAGCTAAAGAAGATGGAATACCTATAATGGCAGATATACATGCATGAGGTTCTTTCAGGCGCTCATCATATGCAGGCCTCCAAAACGTCCCCTTTTCAGTTTTTATGTATAGATCCTCTTTTGTCTCCTTTTGCCTCCATAAATCCTTTTTCTTCTCATATGAAAAAGCAGCTTTAGCGCATAACCCAGGAAGCAAAGCAGCCGGTGCATCATTATCTATTGAATTAACAACAGCTTGAGGTTGCCCACTATTTTTGTGCACCCCGAAACGATATCGCAATCCTGATTCCGATATGAGAGATGAACAATCCAGAGAAATTGACTCGGGAACGTTCCAGTATCTTCCTTTACGATCGATAAATAATTCAGGCCATGCTGCATTTAATATAATGTCATGTAAAGGAAGCTGCACACAATATATGAAGTTGAAGTTAGCTATTAATCgtgatattattattagggcACAATAATCGGAGGTGATATAATAAATCATCAAAAAGCAGTACAGTATTTTAAGCGCTAGTTTCTGATCATATAGAAAACTGATGAACGCCCCATAGAAAAGGGGGGAAAGGTAGAATGAAGATGTTATGATAACCGATAAAAGCATACTTTGGCAGTTAGGCTCGAAAAACGTAGTGTTAAAAGAGTTGCTGTTTTCTTACACGAGGAAATCAGATTTTCTTTAGAAAGCAAACTAGCTGATTTGTATCCTGGGCTAATGAATAAAgtatatttgaaaattatgattttttttcctatACTAATTTGTTGATGAAAAGAAAAGTATCCAGCAAGAACCCTATGAGTGCACTATAACGGGTTTCCTGCATCTTTGGAAGAGGAAGTTAAGTAGTTAGCCATCCTATTAGATAGACAATAAAAAGAGCTAAAGAATGCACCCAAGTAAAAAAAAACCTACCAAAAATGAAAACAAGCATCCGTAAGGAAGACTTGCACAATGTGTGTACCAAGAGTGAGCTTACACTTAAATGATGATCATTTGGATTTAGGCTTTATCAGATTTCTCCttgttattttaatatgttcaaGGGCTCATTCAAATCAGTAACAAGTACGCAACAACAACGTCAGAGCCTAAATCCTAAAAGATTAAGATCGGCTAATTCAAAACAGTAAAGAAAGTCATTTATATTTGTGGCAGTTTATGGAGTCAAATCCAAGGTGATGGAGGTTTACACTGCATGACCATAAAAAGAGGATAAAGTTTCTGATGAAGTAATTGATAATTGTACATACTAAACCTCAGAACTATGGTGCAAGGAATTCGAGCCACATCATGTAGAGATTTGTACAAATGAGCATGGACAGCATATAAGAAACATTGAAAAAACAGAAAATGCGACTTAAAAGCTAATTAccccatcaaaataaaaaccaacattCATTAAGGAAATCTTTTAAGCAACGCCAACAAgagtcttaatcccaaaagattggtgtcggctacatgaaccacTATATGAGTTTCAATGGTCGTCCACATGGGTTTCAGGTTTCGATGTGATTGGAAAAGGTCAATGCGCActccaaaaactataaaaagaaTGATGAATGGTATAATTCAGCAGTGATCTAGAAGACTTTCAATACAAGATCACAGAACTGGAGATACACAATGCAAAAGAATCGGAATTTTGTCAATCTCTTCATTTCCACATCATCGCTTTTAAGTCAGCATCCCCTATAATTTCCagttaatttttgtattttgagtgAATATTTCTTTGTAgccttcaaaattaaaattgatatgtTGGTCCTTTTTTATGAGAAAATATtatctttataaatataatatttattttacataCGTCTCTTTACTTTTCTCGAGCCGGGAGACTCCTTTGGtggcgctctcctttatgggtatgagttgccgccatccttccctccccatgagcaggatacactgggtaggatgatgatgatatttatggaaaaaataaatgataaaacaaatttttaaaaacaccCTAGACCCATTGGGTTGATCCGAACCTAGCCTAGCCCGTAACCTGTCGGTTTTCACGAGTCAACTTATAGAGCAAAAATGCTTATCTAAATAGAAAGATCTGACGGCATTAATGTTTTGGTTTGGGGGTGGTCTGGAATGGAAATGGATTTATTGGACGTGTTGTTTCTGTATAATGAAAATGGTTCGTTTGCACCATCTTAAATTGACCAGTGAAAACAAGAGCAATGCACAAAAGACGGAAAAATCAGTGAAATAGCCTGGAATAGAAAGACCATAGAATACAAGATATATAGACCTCAATATTTTCAGAGAAATGAACAATCCAGAGAAATTTCTAATGTTCATAGTCAGACCTTGATGTAAATCTCTCAGATTGCAACCGACATTATATATTTCAAGCACCTAAATGTGACAAAATATATGCTCCAATCTTTATCCAATGCAAACAAGTAAATTAATGACTTGCCTTGTGGAATAGTAGGACTTTATTGCGCCGTCCTTTCCTCTCACCATGGACTTCTGAGCTCAACAATAAGGAAGTCGAAGATGAGATAGGGATCTGGGTACACAAAGCTAGGGCATAGAGTGACTTGTCCATGACATGATCTGCTACATCCTTGAAGGATGGACGTTCAAATTCATCACCATTGATCAGTTTGTAAACGTCCTCTTTTAAGTTAGATATCAACTTCTTTGGACGGATTTGCCCAGCTAACCCAAGCCACCTGTAAACGGAAAATAGTACGTTGTTTGTCAGTACAGTTGGTTCAAAGCACCAAAGTGGTTGCAAAGACCAAAGGTTCAAACATTCCACCACGACATACATCGAAGCCacagaagaagaaaataaaaaaggttaattacaaaacaaaaccgTATAGCACTAAACATGCTGCCATGAAAAAGTTTTGCATAGAATTTCAACTATAATGAGATGCTCAAAACATTAAATTTGATTCACATTTCCTGGTGTATACATCGTTGGCCCTACACATTGCAAACACGAGGCTTAGCTTGAAATGGAAAGGACAAAACCACACTATTGGTATTTCTCAATTCATCTAGACCATCATCGAGAAAACATCTCCACATTAAATATCTAGCATATAGATCACACTTGTATGTTTTGAGAACCACACATGCTTTCTTATGAATTTATGCCACACTTATAATGATCATTTGAAAGCAAGTTTGCAAATCATACACTTTTAAATGACAACTAATAGAGGTTTTCAAGCAACTAGAATTTTTCCCTATGAATGAAGCCtctacataaataaataaaaaagaaacaagCATCTTGCATCTTGAAAACCCGTGTTACTGATTCGCTACATTCATCTAAAATGGTCTAAAGTTTCTCAATGGTATTAGTGAATTAGGTAACACTCCTAAAAATAAAGGAGTGCAGCAGCATATGAGTGTATATTGTTTGCCCTCTTTGGTTCATCAGAAAAGAAATACATGTATCTACTTTTCAAAGTTCAAAACCAAGATGGAAATCACAAGGAAAACTACGCCTAACAGCCTAAAATAATGTGGAAAAACAAATTTCACAGGttctcaacaacaacaatgttcaaTCCTAAAAGATTGAGGTCAGCTACATGAACAACGTTTAGAAGTTGCATATAGATATGATTTCAAAAGTAGAACTTATTTTAGGCTCATGAAGATCACCCCAACTtatcaaatgcaacaaaatCCATCAGCTTGGCAGCCAACACCAGCAATGAGACAACCAATTCACATCTTAAAGTTCCATCAAAGTCAACTAAACCTACTATACAATTAACACCCAACAACACAAAATCACAACTTTCTCACAAGAACACATAAAGTTCTACCCATGGAGCCACCAAaatcaaaatatcaaatttaacaCATTTACCTTACAATATAACATCCATATTGAAATAGCACCAATTAAATTCTACAGAAATGAGATACCAAGAGTAATACAAAAGGCACATACATTCCTATTTATATTGTCTAATGAACctaataatattaaaacttaaaataaataggaATATCGATAAACACAATCTATTACTAGCTATATACATTATTAATTACATAATACaagaaatgaaattgaaaatcaaaataaaaaaaaaaaaaaaaaaacaaaaactaaaagaaGGGGATGAGACAAACCAATCACCAAATGAAGGGCGAAGAAGGAGGGATTGAAGAGTAAAAGAACCAACGTCTTTTTTAGAAAGGGATGGAGTAAGAGAAGGGATGATTCCGAGAGGGAAGCCATTGCCAAGAAGAGAAAGTTGTTGAACACGAAGTACTTTCCCAGTTATACAAGAGTCAAGAGGTAATGGGTCACCCGGAATGGCTTTGGCACACCCATCTAGGTTTTGGGTACTAGAAATATCCATGTCCCAAAAAGCTGCATCCATTGCTGTCCTCAATTTCGCCATTTTTGTGGGCAATTGAGGTCTATGTCTTTGAGGTTGTGCAGTAGGAAGAACAGAAGAAATATTGTGAATTTTCAGGTTTTTCCTTATCTATCTACGGTACGTAAACCTTTGTCTCTTGCTCTTGAGGCATTTCGAAATGCTCCCCAGACCCCACTAGTCGATCCTAACTGTTCAATAATTTAGAGTATAAAAGATATAAAAGTTAAAgtataattataagttttaattgTACTAAGTTTTAATTCCATGAAAATTAATGGCAAGTACTATGAAAACATAGGGCCAAGgagattataaaatattaattttataattaatagagTTTTATTTTGAAACTACAGTAGTTTCTTAAGATTGGAATATATTAGTGCGCTCAATTAAAGGCACATTTATAGGTTGAAGCTAAGTTTTAGCTAGACTAATTCCAACTTTCTATTTTCTTGGGCCTTATAGTTTTACACCGCTGATTTGTtagtatttattaattaaaagttacggctagttttaatttaaaacctaataaataaaatttcctAGAAAGTGAGTAAATCATGAAATCATGGGTAGttaattctaccattataaatatatagattCAATATCTCttatgtgagatatgctattattCAAGTgcaatttcttaattattttaagtgattGCAATATTATTTTTCTCAACCTTTTCAAGTTAAATTCTCTACAAGTTATTAAGTGTGAAAGAAATTGATCACTTCTTTTCATTCTATTTCTAAGATTGCCTGATATAATCTCTAATACTTCACATAGATTAATTTTATAGTGCTTATAATTAATTGCAAACCGTTGTATCTCAAAAGTGTATTCCAGGTTTTAAGCCTAAATACCAAGAAGGCGGAATGATGCTTCTAGGAAAACTAGATAATGCCTCAGTTTGGTATCAGGTTTCCGTAGAcagtattgttttaaagtatCTTCGGTTTAaggttaattatttattttaagttaattaaattcgttgtaatttcaattcctaGAAATTTGTATTAGGTTGCTAAGACTCTATAAGAAAAATAGGACTCTACAAGAAATGATTAACTCCATGCTATCTTACTCTGGTTTGAGTGATGGATTTTGGGGGGAAGAGATGTTGACGGCTTATCACATCTTAAATAGAGTTCCTACAAAAGTTACTAATAAATTTCCTTACGAGTTATGGTATTAGAAAAAGCCAAATCTAAGTTATCTTAGAGTTTGGGGTAGTAGAGCAATTGTAAGATTGCCCGGCAACAAAAGGAAAAAGCTAGGTGAAAGGGGCCTAGAAAGCATATTCGTAGGTTATGCGGAATTTAGCAAAACCTATAGGTTCTATATTATAGAGC
This genomic window contains:
- the LOC130810340 gene encoding protein TRIGALACTOSYLDIACYLGLYCEROL 4, chloroplastic — translated: MAKLRTAMDAAFWDMDISSTQNLDGCAKAIPGDPLPLDSCITGKVLRVQQLSLLGNGFPLGIIPSLTPSLSKKDVGSFTLQSLLLRPSFGDWWLGLAGQIRPKKLISNLKEDVYKLINGDEFERPSFKDVADHVMDKSLYALALCTQIPISSSTSLLLSSEVHGERKGRRNKVLLFHKLPLHDIILNAAWPELFIDRKGRYWNVPESISLDCSSLISESGLRYRFGVHKNSGQPQAVVNSIDNDAPAALLPGLCAKAAFSYEKKKDLWRQKETKEDLYIKTEKGTFWRPAYDERLKEPHACISAIIGGTFGAWLHGEDKKLKLTSEGDSSKVSSSSRKRNPVFADLFGSVCYTFQHGKFRKKYGDLTRVDARLDINSAFAFAKNITSMFQHTPAPHDNSASLPRLGLVFQQQVAGPIVFRIDTKCVVDSPWKKGLQIEDFMYTLSYSLRLLRSGKVVAWYSPKRKEGMIELRVYEF